CTATACAAGCTACTGCAAAGAAATATGATAATCCTTTTGCAATTTTTTTATTTTTAATAGAATTTTCAATATAGTATGCTGGCCCCCCTGTTATTTGACCATCTACTCTTCTTTTGAAAACTTGTCCTAATATTGCTTCTACATAAACTGTTGCCATACCAAAGAATGCACTTGCCCACATCCAAAATATTGCTCCAGGTCCTCCTGAGGCTATTGCTGTTGCTGCTCCTGCTAAGTTTCCTGTTCCAACTTGAGCTGCCACCGCTGTAGCTAAAGCTTGGAATGATGACATACCATTTTTATCTGCTGCTTTTCCATTTAAATTTATTGATCCAGTTACATGCTTTATTCCTTCTCCAAATTTTCTAATCTGAATAAAATTTAACTTTAAAGTAAAATATATTCCTGTTCCCATTAACAAAATAATCAAAAAATTTCCCCATAAAAAACTATTAATACTCATTACGAAATCTTGCATTTTAATTTCCTCCTATTTTTTTAAATGCAAAATTGAATAAAAAAAGAAGGTATTTCAAAAAATACCTTCTGGAATTAAAAAAGAATTATACACAAAAAATAGTTTAATACAAAAAAACTTTTATTGCATAATTCCTCTGTCCTTTTACCTGAGAGTTTAGTCCAAATACAAATTATATTTGGGTTTGCTCCTTCGGTGCTCATAGAGTCTCTCCAGAGGCTCGTCCAGTATAGGTCCTCAAGTTTTTCAACTAACCTGAAAGATTCACTTCTTCGGTGGCCAATTTGGCGCTCTCCCTATACCTTCATCCGATTTTCTATTCAATTTTTTTACTGTTATATGAGATTAATTGTAAAATGAAAAGTTTTTTTTGTCAATAGTTTTTTTGAAATTTTTTATTTTATTTTTTCTAAAAGTAAATATGAAGCTCCTAACATTCCTGCATCATTGCCTCTTTCAGCCATTTTTATTTCAAGAATCTCTAAATAATTTTTCATTACTTTTTTTTCTAAACTCTTTTGAAAAATTTCTTTTAAAAAACTACCTTGTTTAGATACTCCACCTCCAACTACAATAAGTGAAGGATTAAATATATAGATTAAAGTTGCTAATCCATCAGTAAAATAGTCAGCCCATTCATCAACAACTTCTTTATATTTTATGTTATTCTTATGAACTTCATTAAAGATTTCTTTTCCATTTAATTTTTTCCCAATTTTTTCTTCTGCTAATCTTAAAAGTGCTGTCATTGATGCATAACTTTGATAACACCCTTTGCTTCCACAGCCACATTGGACTCCATTTTTTACAATCTGTATGTGACCAAATTCTGCTGCAACACTACTTTCTCCTCTTAAAAGCTCACCTTTTAAAACTATACCTCCACCTATTCCTGTTCCTATTGTGAGACATAGAAAGTTTTCTTTTCCCTTTGCTGCTCCCATCCACATTTCACCTAATGCAGCACAATTTACATCATTTTCTAAAACTGCTGGAATTCTATATTTTTTCTCCAATATTTCTACTAAATTTGTTCCTATCCATCCTGGAATTAAGTTTGTTCCACCTACAACTTTTCCTATTCTTCCATCTATTTGTCCTGTAGCAGATACTCCTATTCCTATAGTTTTCTCATTTTTTAGTTCTTCAATTATCTTATAAATTTTTTCTAATAATTGCTCTACACCTTTTGAAGCCTCAGTTAGTAAAGAAGAGGAGAATATAACTTCCCCTCTTAAACTAACTAAGCCATATTTTATCTCTGTTCCTCCAATGTCTATGGCTATTATATTCATTAATTATCTCCTATAAAAAGTTTCTTCCAATCTCTTTTGCTGCTTCTATTTTTTTTGTTGATAATTTTTTCATTGGTAATCTACAATATCCTATTGCATCTACACCTTTTAACTTTAAAATTTCCTTTATTGTTTGATAAAGTCCATTTCCTAAAATTGCTTCGATTATATCATTTAAATAAGTTTGTCTTTCTCTTGCAGTAACTAAATCTCCCGCTTTTGTTGCATCAAAAACTTCTCTAGCTATCTTTCCTGTCACATTATATGTACTTCCTATTGCTCCATCTACACCTAATGCCACTGCTGGTAATAACATCTCATCGAATCCTGCATAGATTAATTTATGAGGGAAAGCTTTTCTAACTCTCTCTAGAAGGTAGAAATCTCCTGCTGTAAATTTAATTCCAATAATTTTATCGTGACAAAGTAACTCTCCAAATTGCTCAACATTCATATTAACTCCAGTTAAAAAAGGAATTGAATAGATTATCATATTGTTGTTAGTTTCATTTACTATTGTCATATAGTAATTTTTAATCTCTTCAAAATCAAATTTATAATAAAATGGTGTTACTGCTGATAATGAATCATATCCTAATTCAGTTGCATATTTCCCTAACTCAACAGCTTCGTATAAATTAATTGATCCTACTTGTGCAATTAATTTTACATCATCTTTAGCCTCATCTTTTACAATTTCAAAAATTCTTTTCTTCATTTCTGTTGAAATCATAAAGTTTTCACCGGTACTTCCACCTACATATAATCCATCCACTTTCATTTCATCAATATTGTATCTTACAATATTTCTTGTTCCTTTTTCATCTAAGTTTCCATTTTCGTCAAAAGAGATTAGTAATGCTGAATAAATACCTTTCATTTTTTCCTCCAAGTTTTTTATTTTAATAAGTTTAAGGCCCACTGATAAATTAGATCCTCTAGTCCGTTAATGTTCTCGTGACCAAAATCTGGATAAATAATATGCTCTTTTTTACTTTTTATATTATTATAAACTGCAAATTGTGTTGATGGTGGGCATACTCTATCCATTAATCCAGTTACCATTGTCACCTCTCCCTTTATATTTTCTACAAAATTTTTTACATCTATATATCCTAGTGTTTCAAAGAACTTGTTTTCATTTTTATGTTGTGGATCATACCATCTAAAAAAATCTCTTAATTCCTGATATGCAAAATCTCCTAAATCTAAATTCCAAATTCTCTTAAAATCTGATAAATATGGATAAATTGCAAATACTTTAAACACCTTATTTTCTAAAGCTGCTGAAACTAAAGAGATTGCTCCACCTTGGGAATAACCTAAAGTTGATATACGTGTTTTATCAATATCTTTCATTTGAAAAATAATATCTAATAACCTCACTGCATCTAAATAAACTTTTCTATAGTAACTTTTTTTAGGTCCCTCTAACAAACCTCGAACTAAATTTCCAGTTCTAAAGTATTCATCGCCACTTTTTCCCATTTGATCTCTACAATCCATAGCAAAATAAGCAATTCCTGATGCTGGGTATACCATTCTTTTAGACCAATCTCCACCATTACCTCCATATCCATGAAATTCTACTAGTGCTGGTACTGGCTTTGATATATTTTTAGGCAATAGCATTTTTACATAAATTTTTTCATTATCAATTCCTTTAAATGTTAAGTCATAACAATCACATAATGGTGTTTGAAACTCTGCAGGAGTAATTACTACCCCTGCTTCAGTTTCTCTCAAATCATCTAATGATTCTTGCCAAAATTCAAACATATTTAAAGGAGTTGGATTGGTTCCTCTATATTTTTTTAATTCATCTAATGGCAAATCAATATTAGGCATACTCTATCAAGCTCCTAATATCAAGTTAGGTACAAATAAAACAATCTGTGGAAATATTGTTAATAAAACTAATGTTAATATTATTGGTATTAATAATGGAATTACTCCTCGGGTTATCGTACTGACAGGTATTTTTCCAACTCTTGAAACAACAAATAAAGCCATTCCCATTGGAGGTGTTAAAATTCCTATCATTAAATTTAAAGTACTTAAAACTCCAAAGAATACTGGATCTATTCCAAATTGAACTACCACTGGTATTAACATTGGAAGAACTAAAACTTGTAAAGCTAACGCTTCTATAAATGTTCCTAAGAAAATTAGTAGTAAATTTATCATTACTAAAACCATCAATGGAGATTTTCCAAATGTTAAAAATACTTCAGCTATTTTCATTGAAATCTGTTCTCTTGCTATAACTTGACCAAAGAAAGTAACTCCCATAATCATTAGAACTGTTACACCACTTATTTTTATAGTTTCTATAACATCTTTTACAAAACCTTTCACAGTCAACTCTTTATATACAAAGAATCCTAATCCCATTGAATAACAAGTTGCTATTACCGCTGCTTCTGTTGGTGTAAAATATCCTGAGAAAATTCCACCTATTATTATAAATGGTGTCAATAATGCCCAAAATGACTCTTTAAAAGATATCCATCTTTCTTGCATCGTTGCTTTAGGAGCTCTTTTGTAGCCTCTTTTTTTACAAATAAAATAGTTCATTATCATAAGAGCAAAAGTTAAAATTATTCCAGGAACAAATCCACCTAAAAATAATCTTGCAATAGATTGATCTGCTATAACTCCATATATAATCATTGTTATACTTGGAGGAACTAGTGGTCCAATTATACATGAGGCTGCTGTTAATCCTCCACATAAATCATCATCGTATCCTTCATCTCTCATTGCTTTTATTTCAAGTTGTCCTAACCCTCCTGCATCAGCTAGAGCAGATCCTGACATTCCTGAAAATATTAAGCTTGCAAATATATTTACATGCCCCATACCACCTGTGTAATGTCCCAATAAAGCCTTAGCAAATCTAAATATTCTCTCTGTTATTCCAGAACTATTCATCAAAACTCCAGTTAAAACAAAGAATGGAACACTTAATAGACTAAAACTATCTAAACTGTCAACTAAAAGTGAACCTACAAAATAAACTACATTCCAATCTGTAAGTGCAAAGAATAATAATGTGGCAAATACTAATGAGAATCCAACAGGAACCCCAACGAATATTAACCCAAACCACGATAAAAATGTTACTAATGTTAACATTCTTTACTCACCACCTTTTCATCACTTTCAGTCTCTACATGTTTAGGAGAAATAATAAATTTTCCCTCTTTATAGTCTTCTCTAAGAACCTGAAAAAATCGTATTAACATCAATGTTGCTATTAAAGGAAGAGCTACATACATCCAACCTGCAGATATTTTTAATGCAATTAATTGGAATATTTTTTTTCTTAAAAATAATTTATAACCTATTTGAATCATTGCAATTAACGATATAAAAACAACAGACTGAATAAATGTATTAGCTATTTTCAGTCCTTTTCCTGAAAATTTATTATATAGAAAATCTATAAATACATGCTGTCTATATTTTACCCCTATACTAACTCCTAACATTCCTACGTATGTAAATAATAAGATAGCTAACTCTTCACTCCAAACTAGAGGAGAATCAAATATTTGTCTAAAAACAATTTGAGCTACAAGTATTGCAAACATCATTATGAAAAGTATAGCTCCTATAATTTCCTCTAAGTTATTCAAAATTCGTTTTATATTCATATCCAACTCCTATACTATCACTCTCTATTTAACTGCTATAATCTCTTCTAATCCTGCTTTACCAACTTTTCCATTATTCTTCATATAAACTTCATAAAATGGTTGCATTGCAGTTCTAAATGGATCTAAATTAGGATTTGTAACTGTAACTCCTTGTTCTTTAAAGAAATCGATTAATCCTGCTTCTTCATCCACAAATAGCTTTGTATGATATTGTGCTGCTAACTCTGATTCTTGTTTTACTAATTCTTGTAAGTTTTTTGGTAATTTTTTCATACTTGAGTTACTAATTAAATATAGTTGATCGTTTAATATATGATTTGTCATTGCTAAATATTTTTGAACTTCGTAGAACTTTTGAGCTCTAATTGCTGATAATGGATTTTCTTGACCATCAACTGAATTTGTTTGCAGTGCTAAATATACTTCTGAAAATGCCATTGGTGTTGGAGATGCTCCTGTATTTTTAGCATATTCTAAGTTTGCGTCAGCTTTAGGAACTCTTAATTTTAATCCCTTCATATCTTCAATCGCATTTATTGGCCTATTTGTTGTTGTTTGTCTCGTACCATTATAAGCTTGAGATAAAATCTCTATGTTTAAGTTATCATTTATTTTCTTTTGTAAATTTTTTCCAAACTCTGTATCAAATGTTGCTTTTTTCATATGATCAAAATCTTGAATTACATATGGTAACGAATAAACTTGAGCTTCTGGAAAAAATATATTAAATCTTCCAATCTCAGCAAATCCCATATCTAAAACTCCTGCTGATAATTGTTCTAACATTGATCTATCGTCTCCAAGTTGAGCTCCTGGATATAATTCTACTACAATTTGACCGTTTGATTTTTCTTTTAAATTATTTGCTAAATATTCCGCTGCTTTGTACTCATTTGAACTTGTGTTTGCTACTAATCCCATTTTTAATTTATAAACCTTTTCGTTTGCCCCAAATGCTACCATCCCAAATACTAACGTTAATCCAGCTACTTTTAACACTCTTTTCATTGAAATTTCCTCCCTTAGAATTTACTTTTGATTTTATATAATAATCTCAAATTTTAATTCAAACTCTCTTTAAAAAGTATATCTATTTTAGTTTGATATTCATGAGATCTTTTTAAACTTGTTTTATATAATGCTTCAAAAATTTTCTTTCCTGCTATGTATCCTTGGTTATAGAAATCTTCTGATACTGTTGCTACAACTTTATCATTTTCAATTAGTCCCCGTATTTTCTCATTAAAACCGTTTGTTACAAACTTATAATTATCTTTCCCTATCTCCCCAAGATATTCGATTACTTCTGGAGCATATCTATTTATATATATTCCTTCTATATCATTTGAAAGGTAATTTAAAATTTGACTTTTATCTTCCAATAATTTTTTTATTTTTATTGGTCCTTGAAACTTTCTATCTAATTCTTTTAATTTTTCTGAAACGCCTTTTAAATATTTTCTTGATGATATCAAATCATCTCCTGCATCTATAACTAATATTTTTTTATCAATTTTAACTATATTTGATAAAACATCTGCTGCTATTCTTCCAGACTTCTCATACTTTGAATCTATATATGTATCTTCTTCAAAAAGCTGTTTTCCTATGGATACAATTTTTAAATCATTTTTTATTGGTTGTAATATTTTAATTATTTTATCTCTATCTAGTGGGATTATTATTAATCCATGAATTCTTTTTTCTACAGATTTTTTTAAAAGTTCAATTTGACCTTCACTATCATTTATATCAACTTCTAGAACTTTGATTTTTATTCCATATGCTTTTACTTCTTCTTGAAAATCTTTCAATCCACTTTTCAATTGCTTAGAATATTCTTCATTAATTGATCTTACTATAATAGCTACTATTGTTTTTTTTTCTTTTATAGCCAACGAACTCCCCAAGTAGTTTTTTTCATACCCCATTTCATTTGCCAACTTTAATATTCTTTCTTTTGTTTCTACCTTTATGTTTTTACTCCCGTTTAAAGCTCTTGCTACTGTTGTTCTTGTTATTCCTAATATTTTAGCTAACTCTGCTTGAGTAACCACTTTACACCTACCTTTGTTCTCGTGAACATGTTCGTTAATAAATTAATATAACATTTTTTGGTATTTGTCAAATATTTTTTTTAATTATTCTTGTAAAAAAGTGTAAAAGCCTTTATAATATTATGATAAAAGAAAGTTTG
The window above is part of the Cetobacterium somerae ATCC BAA-474 genome. Proteins encoded here:
- a CDS encoding N-acetylneuraminate lyase, with amino-acid sequence MKGIYSALLISFDENGNLDEKGTRNIVRYNIDEMKVDGLYVGGSTGENFMISTEMKKRIFEIVKDEAKDDVKLIAQVGSINLYEAVELGKYATELGYDSLSAVTPFYYKFDFEEIKNYYMTIVNETNNNMIIYSIPFLTGVNMNVEQFGELLCHDKIIGIKFTAGDFYLLERVRKAFPHKLIYAGFDEMLLPAVALGVDGAIGSTYNVTGKIAREVFDATKAGDLVTARERQTYLNDIIEAILGNGLYQTIKEILKLKGVDAIGYCRLPMKKLSTKKIEAAKEIGRNFL
- a CDS encoding LacI family DNA-binding transcriptional regulator, with product MVTQAELAKILGITRTTVARALNGSKNIKVETKERILKLANEMGYEKNYLGSSLAIKEKKTIVAIIVRSINEEYSKQLKSGLKDFQEEVKAYGIKIKVLEVDINDSEGQIELLKKSVEKRIHGLIIIPLDRDKIIKILQPIKNDLKIVSIGKQLFEEDTYIDSKYEKSGRIAADVLSNIVKIDKKILVIDAGDDLISSRKYLKGVSEKLKELDRKFQGPIKIKKLLEDKSQILNYLSNDIEGIYINRYAPEVIEYLGEIGKDNYKFVTNGFNEKIRGLIENDKVVATVSEDFYNQGYIAGKKIFEALYKTSLKRSHEYQTKIDILFKESLN
- a CDS encoding sialic acid TRAP transporter substrate-binding protein SiaP; translated protein: MKRVLKVAGLTLVFGMVAFGANEKVYKLKMGLVANTSSNEYKAAEYLANNLKEKSNGQIVVELYPGAQLGDDRSMLEQLSAGVLDMGFAEIGRFNIFFPEAQVYSLPYVIQDFDHMKKATFDTEFGKNLQKKINDNLNIEILSQAYNGTRQTTTNRPINAIEDMKGLKLRVPKADANLEYAKNTGASPTPMAFSEVYLALQTNSVDGQENPLSAIRAQKFYEVQKYLAMTNHILNDQLYLISNSSMKKLPKNLQELVKQESELAAQYHTKLFVDEEAGLIDFFKEQGVTVTNPNLDPFRTAMQPFYEVYMKNNGKVGKAGLEEIIAVK
- a CDS encoding ROK family protein yields the protein MNIIAIDIGGTEIKYGLVSLRGEVIFSSSLLTEASKGVEQLLEKIYKIIEELKNEKTIGIGVSATGQIDGRIGKVVGGTNLIPGWIGTNLVEILEKKYRIPAVLENDVNCAALGEMWMGAAKGKENFLCLTIGTGIGGGIVLKGELLRGESSVAAEFGHIQIVKNGVQCGCGSKGCYQSYASMTALLRLAEEKIGKKLNGKEIFNEVHKNNIKYKEVVDEWADYFTDGLATLIYIFNPSLIVVGGGVSKQGSFLKEIFQKSLEKKVMKNYLEILEIKMAERGNDAGMLGASYLLLEKIK
- a CDS encoding acetylxylan esterase: MPNIDLPLDELKKYRGTNPTPLNMFEFWQESLDDLRETEAGVVITPAEFQTPLCDCYDLTFKGIDNEKIYVKMLLPKNISKPVPALVEFHGYGGNGGDWSKRMVYPASGIAYFAMDCRDQMGKSGDEYFRTGNLVRGLLEGPKKSYYRKVYLDAVRLLDIIFQMKDIDKTRISTLGYSQGGAISLVSAALENKVFKVFAIYPYLSDFKRIWNLDLGDFAYQELRDFFRWYDPQHKNENKFFETLGYIDVKNFVENIKGEVTMVTGLMDRVCPPSTQFAVYNNIKSKKEHIIYPDFGHENINGLEDLIYQWALNLLK